The Sebastes fasciatus isolate fSebFas1 chromosome 22, fSebFas1.pri, whole genome shotgun sequence genome includes the window TGAAGATGGGGAATTGAGGGGCTTGGAGCGCTTGTTTTAAGGTGACAGAAGACTGGGGCTTTGGCTTTAAGGCGTTGTCTTGGGTCGGATGGTTTTGTTTGGAGGTGGATGGATTGGGCCAGGTGATGGTTTGGCCATATTGTTTGTTGGATGGGAAATTGGTGAGTGGTGAATCTAGGGCTGGGGGATAAGTCGGCATGGGTGGCCCTTTGACTTCAGGAAGGACGACTTGGTGTGAGTTTGTGAGTTTATGGAATTTAATGAACTCAGATACAGTTAGATTTGGCACTTCTACCCGTCTTTTATCATCGGATTTTCTCTTTACTGCAATTTCTCTTGTTTTGTCCTCAGATGGTGCAACTTTTGCTCCCTCTTTCTCCAGCACCACATCATCCATCTCTCTGGGCTCGTCCCTGAAGGCGTCTGTCTCTTTGCTcccctctctctgcagctccAGGAGCAGCTGGTGAGTGGATCGATCGGGCAACATGTTGTAGACTTTGGCCACTTTCTGCTCCATGTACCCGCAGCTGGCTGCCGCTTTCTTCACCACTCCCAGGACAAAGTCTTCCTCGTGtccttcctctttttcctcGGCACTACCTTTTCCCTTCGTCGCTCCGTCTCCCCCGCGAACGTCTACCACCTCTCCGTTACTACTCATCACCTCGTTTCCTTCTACTTCCATTTCTACGTCTTCTCTGTGCTCCGTCTCGCAAGGTcggttcctctctcctcctcctctctcttgaTTTTTCTCGGCCTGCTCCCGGTCGCTGCGATCCTGCTCCTGCTGAACCACGTCCAGTATCTGCGAGGCCTCTTTAGCCCCCGTTCGGTCGAGGACCCGTTTCACGACGTCCTCCGTGTACCCCATGGCTGTGAAGAACTTCAAAAGAAGCCAAAACTCCTTGTTTCCCACCGacaactgcagctccttctCTTCATCCTCGCCCCGTCCCTCTTTCGCCTCGGTAACTAACGCTGCCGCCTGCTCCTCTTCTCCCACCTCCTGTGGAGAATGCATGAGTCTTTCCTCAGCACCCTCTGCCCGCCCTCGGGCGCTTGCAGACGTAGATAAAAACTGAAATAAGGAGTCCTCTTTCCCTGAACCTGCAGTCATCCCTTCAACCCACCGATCACCAGTCCTTAAGGGCTCAGGAAGTGTGTACGTAATGGCGGAGGGTTTGTCCCATCTAACCTCCGAATCCTCATGTGACCTTGTTACCCCTGCATTTCCGTCTGTCAGCGCCACGCTGGGGCTTAGTCCGAGCCCCGATTCTTTCACCAAATCCAGCAGGATTTCCTTCACTGATCCCGGCAGCACCAGCAGATCCAGGATGTGCTTGTCCTCCCATTTCTCCACCAGAGTTTTGAACGCTCGGCGTGAATCCAGAGATTCGCCGGGGCCTCTGTCTCCAGCTTCAGGGCGTCTGGACTGTGTGCCCTCATACCTCTCCACCAGGTCTGTAATAAGGGAGTAGGCTCGCACCACCGGCTCGGCAAGACCGGATATAAGCAGGGATCCTGTAGAGCCAACCTGGAGACAGAACAGAATGAGATtaacaaagaacgtatattgataagaagtgaaagtcaattgtttgttccagcGCCCAGCAGCGGAGCTATGCTTCCAccattctggactgaaagcGAAAATTACTCCCTTTAACCTTAAAATAAACTttcacacacattattattgGTACTTTAGAATATTCTCAGCTGAGGTTCACTACTTACCTCCATTTTTATACTGAAAACTATCCATCACATGACACACAAGAGTTTGAGGATCATGTCTTCTTTGAAATAAAAGTCAAGTTGAAAAACCCTGTACTAGTTCACTAGGGGTGAAGACACATGCATACGGGATTTCTAAGTAATTTGTAAAGATAAATAGGAACTAATAGTGAAAAAGAAAGTTTTCAGAAGTGATAAAACTTCCCTGAGTTGTATTTTGACGTTCTTTGTTAATAATAGGCTAAAAATTCCCAGTGGCAATATCACAGTGTTACTTCATAAGGGGTGTGACATATTTTTAACTGATGGCATGACATTGACTAATAATGTAATTTCTTTTAAGAATGATATCACGTTATTAGTCAATATCATTATTGCATCATcagtagaaaaaaaatgataactAAGTATGCTGATGGGGGATTTGCACAATGACGGAAGTGAGTGTACTCCTTTTTGGAGTCATAACTCAAATGTCAAATGTGAACACCCAGACAAACTACATATATCTCTAAATGCAGCGCGACTTCTACTTTCAGAAGATACCAGTATCTCTGACGTCCATCGCAAATAAACGTCCATAAATCTGCTTAGAAATCGTAAAATAAAGATGCTTATAAAtccagaacttgcctgagaaacatcatgtttttaagttttcttcaatatcaaagtaatccagtgacaCTTGGATGTACATTAATGGCTACATTGCAAACGGGAACTGCTAATACCAAATTCGGCTTACTTTTAATGGGGATAATTTACCAAAATGTAAATATAGGCAAAAAAATTGGGCCCATAATTTTctcacttttctgttttttacgGCTCGCCACCTTTATTCTGGTAAGTTCCAACCTTTTATgaatgtagatataaatgttatGATGTAGCCTAAACAAAGATCCAGAATGCAACACTCACCACTATATGCGCCGAGGTGTTTCTTGTCAGGCAGTCCATGAACAGCCCTCTGGCTCCGCAGAAGATGCAGTGAAGAACCCCGGGATAAGaaacctcctgctgctcctcctggtTCACAAATCCTTTCACGAATAactacaaaacacaaatatttaacatcattattgtattgttgtattaTTACTGTAGTAGTGCTGAAAtactgtagtagtagcagaaaaaaaatctaaattatgtGTCATTTTGGGGGTAAAAATCATCCAAGTTCATCGTATAATATCACAACATGACGATCCATTATTTGCAACGAAAACAGCAACAATGTCCACTTACTCGCTTGTTCTCGAGCTTTCAATTGTatcacatggtcttcatcagcagatatAGTTTGCTCGCTGCAGATGCTCAAATGTGccattattatgattattattattattatactgtataaaggAACGTTTGAACATCTACACTTCAAAACCGAGCAAATTCTATCTGCAGATGTTGACTGTATAATTGTAAAAGTGTTAAATAAAATGATGtaactgcagtttttttttatgtttggttTATATTGAT containing:
- the khnyn gene encoding protein KHNYN, yielding MDEERSDGGGGEPEVEDEMACAGMLRASLISLHATVERIFRVTFGIGADDLSPSNNGQIWLKLRGQSNNVKTAKLFVKGFVNQEEQQEVSYPGVLHCIFCGARGLFMDCLTRNTSAHIVVGSTGSLLISGLAEPVVRAYSLITDLVERYEGTQSRRPEAGDRGPGESLDSRRAFKTLVEKWEDKHILDLLVLPGSVKEILLDLVKESGLGLSPSVALTDGNAGVTRSHEDSEVRWDKPSAITYTLPEPLRTGDRWVEGMTAGSGKEDSLFQFLSTSASARGRAEGAEERLMHSPQEVGEEEQAAALVTEAKEGRGEDEEKELQLSVGNKEFWLLLKFFTAMGYTEDVVKRVLDRTGAKEASQILDVVQQEQDRSDREQAEKNQERGGGERNRPCETEHREDVEMEVEGNEVMSSNGEVVDVRGGDGATKGKGSAEEKEEGHEEDFVLGVVKKAAASCGYMEQKVAKVYNMLPDRSTHQLLLELQREGSKETDAFRDEPREMDDVVLEKEGAKVAPSEDKTREIAVKRKSDDKRRVEVPNLTVSEFIKFHKLTNSHQVVLPEVKGPPMPTYPPALDSPLTNFPSNKQYGQTITWPNPSTSKQNHPTQDNALKPKPQSSVTLKQALQAPQFPIFTRNDLSPTRARERRGFMAASSVVVTGEQRFMEGLQMPFDLQLTDKPGNQKVRTIIIDGSNVAMSHGLGHFFSCRGIALAVQHFWDRGHRHISALLPQWRQKSDPKIKEQHYLTELQKLGLLSYTPSREVQGKRISSYDDRLMLQLAQKTDGVIVTNDNLRDLIDESLVWRDIIKKRLLQYTFVGDLFMVPDDPLGRGGPHLDDFLRTEHRTPGPGNHSFAGVATAFPSVKPTRSQTEVLNFRDRTLGGGIQSKGRGRGKGWDTGHQQRQLGASRLEFGAERSPEDTAVLREQLCQVFPGQDNMVALVLQCHPAETDMNALSDLILEL